A window of the Eulemur rufifrons isolate Redbay chromosome 6, OSU_ERuf_1, whole genome shotgun sequence genome harbors these coding sequences:
- the LOC138384990 gene encoding olfactory receptor 9Q1-like: MAETNLTLVTEFVLVAFTECPEWALLPLFLLFLIIYLVTLLGNLGMIILIRMDRHLHSPMYFLLSHLSLTDICYSSVTVPQTLAVLWEHGAALSYSRCAAQFFLFTFFGSIDCYVLALMAYDRYAAVCQPLLYASIVTQEACLRFVAGAYVAGLLSALVRTVSAFTLSFCGSNELDFIFCDLPPLLKVTCGESYTQEVVIIVFAVFVIPACMAVIVVSYLFIVVAILRIPSAGGRAKTFSTCASHLTAVTLFFGTLIFMYLRDNSGRSSEGDRVVSVFYTTVIPMSNPLIYSLRNQEVKGALRRILHRVRLF; encoded by the coding sequence ATGGCAGAGACGAACCTCACCTTGGTGACCGAGTTCGTCCTTGTCGCGTTCACCGAATGTCCCGAGTGGGcactcctccctctcttcctcctctttttgaTCATCTATCTCGTCACCTTACTGGGGAACCTGGGGATGATCATCCTGATCCGCATGGATCGCCACCTCCACAGCCCGATGTACTTCCTTCTGAGTCACCTCTCCCTCACGGACATCTGCTACTCGTCTGTCACCGTCCCTCAGACGCTGGCCGTGCTGTGGGAGCACGGGGCAGCGCTGTCCTACTCGCGCTGTGCGGCGCAGTTCTTCCTGTTCACCTTCTTTGGCTCCATCGACTGCTACGTGCTGGCCCTCATGGCCTACGACCGCTACGCGGCGGTGTGCCAGCCGCTGCTCTACGCCAGCATCgtcacgcaggaggcctgtctgCGCTTTGTGGCTGGGGCTTATGTCGCCGGTCTCCTGAGTGCCCTGGTGCGGACGGTCTCAGCCTTCACGCTCTCCTTCTGCGGAAGCAATGAGCTGGACTTCATTTTCTGTGACCTCCCTCCTCTTTTAAAGGTGACCTGTGGGGAGAGCTACACCCAGGAAGTGGTGATTATTGTGTTCGCCGTTTTCGTCATCCCTGCCTGCATGGCGGTGATCGTGGTGTCCTACCTGTTCATCGTTGTGGCCATTCTGCGGATCCCCTCGGCTGGAGGCCGGGCCAAGACCTTCTCCACCTGCGCCTCCCACCTCACTGCTGTGACCCTCTTCTTTGGCACCCTCATCTTCATGTACCTGCGAGATAACTCGGGCCGGTCCTCGGAGGGGGACCGAGTGGTGTCTGTGTTCTACACGACAGTGATCCCCATGTCGAACCCCctcatctacagcctgaggaaccAGGAGGTGAAGGGGGCCCTGAGAAGAATTCTCCA